A region from the Rhodamnia argentea isolate NSW1041297 chromosome 7, ASM2092103v1, whole genome shotgun sequence genome encodes:
- the LOC115737740 gene encoding LOW QUALITY PROTEIN: protein VAPYRIN-like (The sequence of the model RefSeq protein was modified relative to this genomic sequence to represent the inferred CDS: deleted 1 base in 1 codon): MDRLIGLEPSNVVAVRIEPGQKSCGQLVLRNVMYTMPVAFRLQAINKPRYTVKPQSGIISPLQTLTVEVTYHLRPGSTLPDSFPRCEDSFQLHSVVVPGAAVKDSSSTLDSVPSDWFTTKKKQVFIDSGVKVMFVGSPVLARLVKEGSMDEVREVLERSDPSWGAANAADEQGQTLLHLAIAQARPDLVQLLLEFGANVEARGGSGSTPLEAAASVGDALIAELLLARRAGTERSEGSAYGAIHLAAGGGHMDVLRLLLLKGADPDSPARDGSTALHLAVEERRRDCARLLLANGARTDVRSSGDGETPLYAAARLGDEHMVKLLLQKGANKDVRSRYGKTAYDVAAEHGHTRLFDVLKLGDRLCTAARKGDVRAINRLLESGAAVNGRDQHGWTALHRAAFKGRADAVRTLLDKGVDANARDEDGYTALHCAAESGQFDVVELLVKKGADVEARTNKGVTALQMAESQQYAGITRILVQGGAFKDGAGQVAGSGRFAKKLELGDEEMNGGLKMKSMKKKKNQVRERPIRSSFDRSSMAMAVLGV, encoded by the exons ATGGACCGGCTCATAGGCTTGGAGCCGTCGAACGTCGTGGCGGTCCGGATCGAGCCGGGCCAAAAGAGTTGTGGCCAGCTCGTCCTCCGCAACGTGATGTACACCATGCCGGTCGCGTTCCGGCTCCAAGCCATCAACAAGCCGCGCTACACCGTCAAGCCGCAATCCGGCATCATCTCCCCTCTCCAGACGCTCACGGTCGAGGTCACCTACCACCTCCGGCCCGGTTCGACCCTCCCCGACTCGTTCCCTCGCTGCGAGGACTCGTTCCAGCTCCACAGCGTCGTCGTCCCCGGCGCCGCCGTGAAGGACTCGAGCTCCACCCTCGACTCGGTCCCCAGCGACTGGTTCACCACCAAGAAGAAGCAAGTTTTCATTGATAGTGGAGTGAAGGTGATGTTCGTGGGGTCGCCGGTTCTAGCCCGGCTCGTCAAGGAGGGTTCGATGGACGAGGTGAGGGAGGTGCTCGAGCGGAGTGACCCGTCGTGGGGGGCGGCCAACGCGGCCGACGAGCAGGGCCAGACGCTGCTCCACCTCGCCATCGCCCAAGCGAGGCCCGACCTCGTGCAGCTGCTGCTCGAGTTCGGGGCGAACGTCGAGGCCCGGGGAGGCTCCGGATCGACGCCGCTCGAGGCGGCGGCGTCGGTCGGGGATGCGCTGATCGCGGAGCTGCTGCTGGCACGGCGGGCG GGGACTGAGCGGTCGGAGGGCTCCGCGTACGGGGCGATCCACCTCGCCGCCGGGGGCGGCCACATGGACGTCCTGCGGCTGCTGCTGTTGAAGGGGGCCGACCCGGATTCCCCGGCGAGGGACGGCAGCACGGCGCTCCACCTCGCCGTGGAGGAGCGGCGGAGGGACTGCGCGAGGCTGCTGCTAGCGAATGGCGCGAGGACCGACGTCCGGAGCTCCGGCGACGGCGAAACACCGCTGTACGCGGCGGCCCGCCTCGGCGACGAGCACATGGTGAAGCTCCTCCTGCAGAAGGGGGCGAACAAGGACGTCCGGAGCCGGTACGGCAAGACGGCCTACGACGTGGCGGCGGAGCACGGCCACACGCGGCTCTTCGACGTGCTCAAGCTCGGCGACAGGCTCTGCACCGCGgcccggaaaggcgacgtgcgGGCGATCAACCGGCTACTGGAGAGCGGAGCAGCCGTGAATGGGCGCGACCAGCACGGGTGGACCGCGCTGCACCGGGCCGCGTTCAAAGGCCGAGCCGACGCCGTGAGGACGCTCCTAGACAAGGGCGTGGACGCCAACGCCAGGGACGAGGACGGCTACACGGCGCTGCACTGCGCGGCGGAGTCGGGGCAGTTCGACGTGGTGGAGCTGCTGGTGAAGAAGGGAGCGGACGTGGAGGCGAGGACGAACAAGGGCGTGACGGCGCTGCAGATGGCGGAGTCGCAGCAGTACGCCGGGATCACAAGGATACTCGTACAGGGCGGCGCGTTTAAGGACGGGGCCGGGCAGGTGGCGGGGTCCGGTCGGTTCGCAAAAAA